One part of the Prionailurus bengalensis isolate Pbe53 chromosome B2, Fcat_Pben_1.1_paternal_pri, whole genome shotgun sequence genome encodes these proteins:
- the LOC122490282 gene encoding histone H1.2, which yields MSETAPAAPAAAPPAEKAPVKKKAAKKPAGVRRKASGPPVSELITKAVAASKERSGVSLAALKKALAAAGYDVEKNNSRIKLGLKSLVSKGTLVQTKGTGASGSFKLNKKAASGEAKPKAKKAGAAKPKKAAGAAKKAKKATGAGTPKKSAKKTPKKVKKPAGAAVAKKVAKSPKKAKAAKPKKAAKSAAKAVKPKTAKPKVAKPKKAAPKKK from the coding sequence ATGTCGGAGACCGCTCCCGCCGCTCCTGCCGCCGCGCCCCCCGCGGAGAAGGCCCCCGTGAAGAAGAAGGCGGCCAAAAAACCTGCAGGGGTGCGCCGCAAGGCTTCTGGGCCGCCGGTGTCCGAGCTCATCACCAAGGCCGTGGCCGCCTCCAAGGAGCGCAGCGGCGTGTCCCTGGCCGCGCTCAAGAAGGCGCTGGCGGCCGCCGGCTACGACGTGGAGAAGAACAACAGCCGCATCAAGCTGGGCCTCAAGAGCCTGGTGAGCAAGGGCACCCTGGTGCAGACCAAGGGCACCGGCGCTTCGGGCTCGTTCAAGCTCAACAAGAAGGCGGCGTCCGGGGAGGCCAAGCCCAAAGCGAAGAAGGCGGGCGCGGCCAAGCCCAAGAAGGCTGCCGGGGCAGCCAAGAAAGCCAAGAAGGCCACCGGGGCCGGCACTCCCAAGAAGAGCGCCAAGAAGACCCCGAAGAAGGTGAAGAAGCCGGCGGGGGCTGCTGTCGCCAAGAAAGTGGCCAAGAGTCCGAAGAAAGCGAAGGCTGCCAAGCCGAAGAAGGCCGCCAAGAGCGCAGCTAAGGCCGTGAAGCCCAAGACCGCCAAACCCAAGGTTGCCAAGCCCAAGAAGGCTGCACCCAAAAAGAAGTAG
- the LOC122490287 gene encoding histone H3.1, which translates to MARTKQTARKSTGGKAPRKQLATKAARKSAPATGGVKKPHRYRPGTVALREIRRYQKSTELLIRKLPFQRLVREIAQDFKTDLRFQSSAVMALQEACEAYLVGLFEDTNLCAIHAKRVTIMPKDIQLARRIRGERA; encoded by the coding sequence ATGGCTCGCACAAAGCAGACGGCGCGCAAGTCGACGGGCGGCAAGGCCCCGCGCAAGCAGCTGGCCACCAAGGCGGCCCGCAAGAGCGCGCCGGCCACCGGCGGCGTCAAGAAGCCGCACCGCTACCGGCCCGGCACGGTGGCCCTGCGCGAGATCCGCCGCTACCAGAAGTCCACCGAGCTGCTGATCCGCAAGCTGCCGTTCCAGCGGCTGGTGCGCGAGATCGCGCAGGACTTCAAGACCGACCTGCGCTTCCAGAGCTCGGCCGTGATGGCGCTGCAGGAGGCGTGCGAGGCCTACCTGGTGGGGCTCTTCGAGGACACCAACCTGTGCGCCATCCACGCCAAGCGCGTCACCATCATGCCCAAGGACATCCAGCTGGCGCGCCGCATCCGCGGCGAGAGGGCGTAA
- the LOC122490292 gene encoding histone H2A type 1-H-like → MSGRGKQGGKARAKAKTRSSRAGLQFPVGRVHRLLRKGNYAERVGAGAPVYLAAVLEYLTAEILELAGNAARDNKKTRIIPRHLQLAIRNDEELNKLLGRVTIAQGGVLPNIQAVLLPKKTESHHKAKSK, encoded by the coding sequence ATGTCTGGACGCGGTAAACAGGGCGGCAAGGCTCGCGCCAAGGCCAAGACGCGCTCGTCGCGGGCCGGGCTGCAGTTCCCGGTGGGCCGCGTGCACCGCCTGCTCCGCAAGGGCAACTACGCCGAGCGGGTGGGGGCCGGCGCGCCGGTGTACCTGGCGGCCGTGCTGGAGTACCTGACGGCCGAGATCCTGGAGCTGGCGGGCAACGCGGCCCGCGACAACAAGAAGACGCGCATCATCCCGCGCCACCTGCAGCTGGCCATCCGCAACGACGAGGAGCTCAACAAGCTGCTGGGCCGCGTGACCATCGCGCAGGGCGGCGTCCTGCCCAACATCCAGGCCGTGCTGCTGCCCAAGAAGACCGAGAGCCACCACAAGGCTAAGAGCAAGTAA
- the LOC122490309 gene encoding histone H2B type 1-B, with product MPEPSKSAPAPKKGSKKAITKAQKKDGKKRKRSRKESYSIYVYKVLKQVHPDTGISSKAMGIMNSFVNDIFERIAGEASRLAHYNKRSTITSREIQTAVRLLLPGELAKHAVSEGTKAVTKYTSSK from the coding sequence ATGCCTGAGCCCTCCAAATCTGCTCCTGCCCCGAAGAAGGGCTCCAAGAAAGCCATCACTAAGGCGCAGAAGAAGGATGGCAAGAAGCGCAAGCGCAGCCGCAAGGAGAGCTATTCCATCTACGTGTACAAGGTGCTGAAGCAGGTGCACCCCGACACCGGCATCTCGTCCAAGGCCATGGGCATCATGAACTCGTTCGTCAACGACATCTTCGAGCGCATCGCGGGCGAGGCGTCGCGCCTGGCGCACTACAACAAGCGCTCGACCATCACGTCCCGGGAGATCCAGACGGCCGTGCGCCTGCTGCTGCCCGGGGAGCTGGCCAAGCACGCCGTGTCCGAGGGCACCAAGGCCGTCACCAAGTACACCAGCTCCAAGTGA